In Micromonospora sp. WMMA1363, a genomic segment contains:
- the mshC gene encoding cysteine--1-D-myo-inosityl 2-amino-2-deoxy-alpha-D-glucopyranoside ligase, translated as MESWAGHEVPRLPGNGGPLRLFDSARRSTAPSTPAGTGTMYVCGITPYDATHLGHAATMITFDLVQRVWRDAGLDVTYVQNVTDIDDPLLERAARDSEDWKVLAMRETALFREDMEALRMIPPAHYVGAVESIPDIAEKVLVLLKEGAAYRLDDGTGDVYFDISAAPRFGYESNLTREQMLEIFPERGGDPERVGKRDPLDPLLWRGARGDEPSWPGGDLGPGRPGWHIECAVIALTLLGDRIDVQGGGNDLLFPHHECSAAHAERLTGTAPFAEHYVHAGMIGLDGEKMSKSRGNLVFVSRLRADKVDPMAVRLALLSGHYRTDRSWTDDLLGTAQERLGRWRRAAAAPSGPSGEDFLAGVRERLADDLDTPGVLALADVWADAALAGAGADSAAPARFAATVDALLGVGL; from the coding sequence ATGGAGTCTTGGGCGGGGCACGAGGTGCCGCGGCTGCCGGGCAACGGCGGGCCGCTGAGGTTGTTCGACTCGGCGCGGCGGAGCACGGCGCCCAGCACGCCGGCCGGTACGGGCACGATGTACGTCTGCGGCATCACCCCCTACGACGCCACGCACCTCGGCCACGCCGCGACAATGATCACCTTCGACCTGGTGCAGCGGGTGTGGCGCGACGCCGGTCTCGACGTGACGTACGTGCAGAATGTCACCGACATCGACGACCCGCTGTTGGAGCGGGCCGCCCGCGACAGCGAGGACTGGAAGGTCCTGGCGATGCGGGAGACCGCCCTGTTCCGGGAGGACATGGAGGCGTTGCGGATGATCCCGCCGGCGCACTACGTGGGCGCGGTGGAGTCGATCCCGGACATCGCCGAGAAGGTTCTGGTGCTGCTCAAGGAGGGCGCCGCATACCGGTTGGACGACGGCACCGGCGATGTCTACTTCGACATCTCTGCCGCGCCCCGCTTCGGGTACGAGTCGAACCTGACCCGGGAGCAGATGCTGGAGATATTCCCGGAGCGCGGTGGCGACCCCGAGCGGGTCGGTAAGCGCGACCCGCTCGACCCGCTGCTGTGGCGGGGCGCCCGGGGGGACGAGCCGTCCTGGCCTGGCGGGGATCTGGGCCCGGGCCGGCCCGGCTGGCACATCGAGTGCGCGGTCATCGCGCTCACCCTGCTCGGCGACCGGATCGACGTGCAGGGCGGCGGCAACGACCTGCTCTTCCCGCACCACGAGTGCTCGGCCGCGCACGCCGAGCGGCTCACCGGTACCGCACCGTTCGCTGAGCACTACGTGCACGCCGGCATGATCGGCCTGGACGGCGAGAAGATGTCGAAGTCCCGGGGCAACCTGGTCTTCGTGTCCCGGTTGCGGGCGGACAAGGTCGATCCGATGGCGGTGCGGCTGGCCCTGTTGAGCGGGCACTACCGTACCGACCGCTCCTGGACCGACGACCTGCTCGGCACCGCGCAGGAGCGGCTGGGCCGCTGGCGACGGGCCGCCGCCGCGCCGTCCGGGCCGTCGGGCGAGGACTTCCTGGCCGGGGTACGCGAGCGCCTCGCCGACGACCTCGACACCCCGGGCGTGCTCGCCCTGGCGGACGTCTGGGCAGATGCGGCGCTCGCCGGAGCCGGCGCCGACTCCGCGGCACCGGCACGGTTCGCGGCCACGGTGGACGCCCTGCTCGGCGTCGGTCTCTGA
- a CDS encoding GntR family transcriptional regulator → MQINPGAAEFPHRQIAAQLKAQVRRGDWGPGERLPSIPAIAETFGVAKQTVQRAVDQLRVEGILITKPGSGTYVRGTRRRLNRLSRGRYGGFRGYHTDLAARYRQQLVSVGPASAPPEVADVFGVPDGTDLLRRRHLVHTEDSPVEVGASWFLPADTAGTSLERAEAFGRPLYQEAEEATGRRYVSATDTISARQPSREEAEILQIRPDTPVLHLLHVAYDGRRKPIEVAQATWPGPVTTLTEEYQIPAPAADPDPDPGLVLG, encoded by the coding sequence ATGCAGATCAACCCAGGCGCGGCCGAGTTCCCGCATCGGCAGATCGCCGCGCAGCTCAAGGCACAGGTCCGCCGCGGCGACTGGGGACCGGGCGAGCGACTGCCGTCCATCCCGGCCATCGCCGAGACGTTCGGCGTCGCGAAGCAGACCGTGCAACGCGCCGTCGACCAGCTGCGAGTCGAGGGCATTCTGATCACCAAACCCGGCTCGGGTACCTACGTCCGCGGCACCCGACGTCGACTCAACCGCCTCTCCCGGGGCCGGTACGGCGGGTTCCGCGGCTACCACACCGACCTCGCCGCCCGGTACCGGCAGCAGCTCGTTTCGGTCGGGCCCGCCTCCGCCCCGCCCGAGGTGGCCGACGTGTTCGGCGTGCCCGACGGCACCGACCTGCTCCGCCGCCGGCACCTGGTGCACACCGAGGACTCCCCGGTCGAGGTGGGCGCCTCCTGGTTCCTGCCGGCCGACACCGCCGGCACCTCCCTGGAACGGGCGGAGGCGTTCGGCCGCCCGCTCTACCAGGAAGCCGAAGAGGCGACCGGCCGGCGTTACGTATCCGCCACCGACACGATCAGCGCCCGCCAGCCCAGCCGGGAGGAGGCGGAGATCCTCCAGATCCGCCCCGACACCCCCGTGCTGCACCTGCTGCACGTCGCGTACGACGGGCGCCGCAAGCCGATCGAGGTCGCCCAGGCCACCTGGCCCGGCCCGGTCACCACACTGACCGAGGAGTACCAGATCCCCGCCCCGGCCGCCGACCCCGACCCCGATCCTGGTCTCGTCCTCGGCTGA
- a CDS encoding PAC2 family protein yields MTEFDGLPVLRSPVAIAAFEGWNDAADASTAAVEQLEQVWQARPITELDPEDFYDFQVSRPTITMSDGETRRVEWPTTRFMVASPAGTDRDVVLIRGIEPSMRWRTFCEQVLEICHSLEVERVVLLGALLADVPYTRPLPISGSASDKDAAERYQLTPTRYDGPTGIVGVLHDACARAEVDAVSFWVHVPHYANNPPCPKATLALLHRVEEVLDLPVPMADLAEEAAEWEQRVRSAAEQDAELGEYVRELEERVGDAGITPLTGDEIAQEFEKYLRRRGGSAGPTAGSW; encoded by the coding sequence GTGACCGAGTTCGACGGACTGCCGGTGCTGCGGTCTCCCGTGGCCATCGCCGCCTTCGAGGGCTGGAACGACGCCGCCGACGCGTCGACCGCCGCGGTGGAGCAGCTGGAACAGGTGTGGCAGGCCCGGCCGATCACCGAGCTGGACCCGGAGGACTTCTACGACTTCCAGGTCAGCCGGCCCACCATCACCATGTCCGACGGGGAGACCCGCCGGGTGGAGTGGCCGACGACCCGGTTCATGGTGGCCAGCCCGGCCGGCACCGACCGGGACGTGGTGCTGATCCGCGGCATCGAGCCGAGCATGCGCTGGCGTACCTTCTGCGAGCAGGTGCTGGAGATCTGCCACAGCTTGGAGGTCGAGCGGGTCGTCCTGCTCGGCGCACTGCTGGCGGACGTGCCGTACACCCGGCCGCTACCGATCAGCGGCAGCGCCTCCGACAAGGACGCGGCCGAGCGCTACCAGCTCACTCCCACCCGCTACGACGGCCCGACCGGCATCGTCGGGGTGCTGCACGACGCGTGCGCCCGCGCCGAGGTGGACGCGGTGTCGTTCTGGGTACACGTGCCGCACTACGCCAACAACCCGCCCTGCCCGAAGGCAACCCTCGCCCTGCTGCACCGGGTCGAGGAGGTGCTTGACCTGCCGGTCCCGATGGCCGATCTCGCGGAGGAGGCCGCCGAGTGGGAGCAGCGGGTGCGCAGTGCCGCCGAGCAGGACGCGGAGCTCGGTGAGTACGTCCGTGAGCTGGAGGAACGGGTCGGCGACGCCGGTATCACCCCGCTGACCGGGGACGAGATCGCCCAGGAGTTCGAGAAGTACCTGCGGCGCCGCGGTGGCTCCGCCGGCCCCACCGCTGGCTCCTGGTGA